A window of the bacterium genome harbors these coding sequences:
- a CDS encoding putative sulfate exporter family transporter — protein sequence MLLSSYSQYVTGWSLLAVIALVASVISSMIEVAGKHPLEAAILAIVIGMVLSNSSTIPRSCESGVKAFEKPLALGIVLLGASFNYYQFFEQGFALLLIVVGTMLTGLIAIVLFAYFLRLPPKLALLLGLGTTICGGTAIAITAPLMKASEEETSYAIGVIALWGIAALVLYPTIAQSLGVSDEVFGIFAGTAIHSTPQVVGAGFMFSEVAGKTATGVKLLRNCFIAPLAFGVALWFTPASAEGTSENRMNAKYSVAKALPWFLFGYFLMAFLYSEELLPDGFSAQAVYVGKFLILIGMAGVGANTRLNAFKKLGFTPLLAGLFGSIIVATTSAILIIQLYHQ from the coding sequence ATGTTACTTTCCTCCTACAGTCAATACGTAACGGGGTGGAGCCTCTTAGCGGTGATAGCTCTGGTCGCCTCTGTAATCTCTAGCATGATCGAGGTTGCTGGCAAGCATCCCCTTGAAGCAGCTATCCTTGCGATTGTTATCGGAATGGTTTTATCAAACAGCTCAACGATTCCTCGTTCCTGTGAATCTGGGGTCAAGGCGTTCGAAAAACCTCTGGCACTTGGTATCGTGCTTCTTGGAGCATCTTTCAATTACTACCAGTTCTTCGAGCAGGGATTCGCTCTTTTGCTCATAGTCGTCGGAACAATGCTTACAGGTCTTATCGCTATCGTCTTGTTCGCGTATTTTCTGCGATTGCCTCCAAAGTTAGCACTTCTCCTCGGTCTTGGTACTACGATTTGTGGTGGTACCGCTATTGCAATCACAGCACCATTGATGAAGGCGAGTGAGGAAGAGACAAGCTATGCTATCGGAGTAATTGCTCTCTGGGGTATCGCGGCACTCGTCCTCTATCCAACCATCGCTCAATCACTTGGAGTATCAGATGAAGTCTTTGGAATCTTCGCAGGAACGGCAATTCACTCTACTCCCCAGGTTGTGGGTGCTGGTTTTATGTTCTCAGAAGTTGCGGGTAAAACAGCTACCGGCGTGAAGCTCCTTCGCAACTGCTTCATAGCTCCGCTCGCCTTCGGGGTTGCTCTTTGGTTTACTCCTGCGTCAGCTGAAGGAACCTCCGAAAACCGTATGAACGCGAAATACTCGGTAGCAAAGGCGCTTCCGTGGTTTCTCTTCGGATATTTCCTGATGGCGTTTCTGTATAGCGAAGAACTACTACCAGACGGATTCAGTGCTCAAGCAGTATATGTAGGAAAGTTTCTTATCCTCATCGGTATGGCTGGAGTTGGAGCCAATACGCGATTAAACGCTTTCAAAAAGCTGGGATTTACTCCTCTCCTAGCGGGACTTTTCGGGTCCATTATTGTTGCTACGACGAGCGCGATCCTCATCATACAGCTATATCATCAGTAA